The proteins below come from a single Edaphobacter acidisoli genomic window:
- a CDS encoding GGDEF domain-containing protein: MNYSFLPDLSALTILVVVLFLLHRRHPHKQTDIWLLGLFFTLVEATAHTFYAPHVIPAPLLHVVVLDCYLLAGLIFNWAVDVPGRTRGDRLLFMVMNAVPLLALCTTYGLNIRVAQIYFPTIVLGLVTGVATSIFLRRNVVYAGLFAAGWLFADVLVRDGLYRFVVYWSICVVYLIATVNFYQRLPRNSTGRLAILTGFGTWSICLLIHPWVVMSHGYAELASHLWNLQKSLISIGMILVMLEEQVASNKWLALHDELTGLPNRRLFSDRLPVAIESARQRDSRLALFLLDLNGFKNINDTLGHPAGDQVLREVALHLRESCNLFDSLARLGGDEFVLLASDLTKGHSVAFFEEIIRRAVETAILIDGQPMMVTACLGSAVFPEDAQDASKLLKIADERMYGSKRKVPVGRLQVAAALTPQREA; encoded by the coding sequence ATGAACTACTCTTTTCTACCCGATCTGTCCGCCTTGACGATTCTGGTTGTCGTTCTCTTTCTGCTGCACAGAAGACACCCGCATAAGCAAACGGACATCTGGCTGCTCGGCCTGTTTTTTACACTGGTCGAGGCCACGGCGCATACCTTTTATGCGCCGCATGTGATTCCTGCGCCTTTGCTGCACGTGGTTGTGCTGGACTGCTACCTGCTGGCCGGGCTGATATTCAACTGGGCAGTGGATGTGCCGGGGCGGACGCGTGGCGACCGACTGCTGTTCATGGTGATGAACGCAGTGCCACTGCTGGCGTTGTGCACGACGTATGGGTTGAATATCCGGGTCGCGCAGATCTACTTTCCGACAATTGTGCTGGGGCTGGTGACGGGAGTTGCGACGTCGATCTTTCTGCGGCGCAATGTGGTGTATGCGGGGCTGTTCGCTGCGGGCTGGCTGTTTGCGGATGTGCTGGTGCGCGATGGGCTTTATCGCTTTGTCGTGTACTGGAGCATCTGCGTCGTCTACCTGATTGCGACGGTGAATTTTTATCAGCGGCTGCCGCGTAACAGTACCGGCAGACTGGCTATTCTGACCGGATTCGGCACGTGGTCGATCTGTCTGCTGATCCATCCGTGGGTGGTGATGTCTCACGGTTATGCAGAACTTGCTTCGCACCTTTGGAACCTGCAGAAATCGCTGATCTCGATTGGGATGATTCTGGTGATGCTGGAGGAGCAGGTGGCGAGCAACAAGTGGCTTGCCCTGCACGATGAGCTGACGGGGTTGCCGAACCGGAGGCTGTTTAGCGACCGGCTTCCAGTTGCGATTGAGAGTGCGCGGCAGCGCGATAGCAGATTGGCGCTGTTTCTGCTGGATTTGAACGGATTTAAAAATATCAACGATACGCTGGGACATCCAGCGGGCGATCAGGTGTTGCGCGAGGTCGCTCTTCATCTGCGGGAGAGCTGCAACCTTTTTGACAGCCTTGCCAGACTTGGCGGCGATGAGTTTGTGCTGCTCGCATCGGATTTGACGAAGGGACACTCAGTTGCCTTCTTTGAGGAGATCATCAGGAGGGCGGTTGAGACGGCGATTCTGATTGATGGGCAACCCATGATGGTTACGGCTTGCCTGGGCAGTGCGGTCTTTCCAGAGGACGCGCAGGACGCTTCGAAGCTGCTGAAGATTGCTGACGAACGGATGTACGGCAGCAAACGGAAGGTTCCGGTGGGGCGGTTGCAGGTGGCTGCGGCGCTTACTCCGCAGCGCGAAGCGTAG
- a CDS encoding KpsF/GutQ family sugar-phosphate isomerase: MSEQAAEPVRPSDYVRIESAALNRLAERLDTTMLAPFNQACDLLVHSASSKNRIIVTGIGKSGLIATKIASTLRSTGTQAHFLHAAEALHGDMGMIASGDTVLALSASGETAELLALIPAIKRLSAKLIALTGNAASTLAQASDIFLDTSVPAEACPLNLAPTASTTVMLALGDALALEVSRRRGWRAEDFADLHPAGRLGKRLARVRDLMHSGDAMPQVAPATPMPEVIYEMSRKKLGMTTVLNNGKLAGMVSDGDLRRLLERDGSHALERTAAEIMNPHPLTIDASAFASAALALMEARKITSLIVVSADGIAEGVVHLHDLWTLQLI, translated from the coding sequence ATGTCCGAGCAAGCCGCCGAACCCGTCCGCCCCTCCGACTACGTCCGCATCGAGTCAGCCGCGCTCAATCGCCTCGCCGAGCGGCTCGACACCACCATGCTCGCGCCCTTCAACCAGGCCTGCGACCTGCTCGTCCACTCGGCAAGCTCCAAAAACCGCATCATCGTCACCGGCATCGGCAAAAGCGGCCTGATCGCCACTAAGATCGCCTCCACCCTGCGCTCCACCGGCACGCAGGCCCACTTCCTCCACGCCGCCGAAGCCCTGCACGGCGACATGGGCATGATCGCCTCCGGAGACACCGTCCTCGCCCTCTCAGCCAGCGGCGAAACCGCCGAGCTCCTCGCCCTCATCCCCGCCATCAAGCGCCTCTCGGCCAAACTCATCGCCCTCACCGGCAACGCCGCATCCACCCTCGCCCAGGCCAGCGATATCTTCCTCGACACCAGCGTCCCCGCCGAAGCCTGCCCGCTCAACCTCGCTCCCACCGCCTCCACCACCGTCATGCTCGCCCTCGGCGACGCTCTCGCTCTCGAAGTCAGCCGCCGCCGCGGATGGCGCGCCGAAGACTTCGCCGACCTGCATCCCGCCGGCCGCCTCGGCAAGCGCCTCGCCCGCGTCCGCGACCTCATGCACTCCGGCGACGCCATGCCGCAGGTCGCGCCCGCCACGCCCATGCCCGAAGTCATCTACGAGATGTCGCGCAAGAAGCTAGGCATGACCACGGTCCTCAACAACGGCAAACTCGCCGGCATGGTCTCCGACGGCGACCTCCGCCGCCTCCTCGAACGCGACGGCTCCCACGCCCTCGAACGCACCGCAGCCGAGATCATGAACCCTCACCCACTCACCATCGACGCCAGCGCCTTCGCCTCAGCCGCGCTCGCCCTGATGGAAGCGCGCAAGATCACCTCGCTCATCGTGGTCAGCGCAGACGGCATCGCCGAAGGCGTAGTCCACCTCCACGATCTCTGGACCCTGCAACTCATCTGA
- a CDS encoding TlpA family protein disulfide reductase gives MRKTLVLGVMIVGIALMLWAGWHNLRARRMAMQKAQENHVELIPGKAGQPGQVAASDDDEGEEPSLQGKSAPVFTLATMDGKKVSLSDYKGKAVLVNFWATWCGPCQVEMPWFEEFQKKYAGQGLVILGLVADADAGKDAVTKVTEKTGVTYPILVADDQVEKAYGGVDVLPMSFYVGRNGVVVEETAGLGPKEEIEAHIKAALASGAAQANPGANPGGL, from the coding sequence ATGCGTAAGACGCTGGTTCTTGGTGTGATGATCGTGGGCATCGCGTTGATGCTGTGGGCTGGATGGCATAACCTGCGCGCGCGCCGGATGGCGATGCAAAAGGCGCAGGAGAACCACGTGGAGCTGATTCCCGGTAAGGCTGGGCAGCCGGGACAGGTTGCAGCGTCGGATGATGATGAGGGCGAAGAGCCTAGCTTGCAGGGTAAGTCTGCTCCTGTGTTTACGCTGGCGACGATGGATGGGAAGAAGGTTTCGCTGAGCGATTACAAGGGTAAGGCGGTTCTGGTAAATTTCTGGGCTACATGGTGCGGGCCGTGCCAGGTGGAGATGCCGTGGTTTGAGGAGTTTCAAAAGAAGTATGCGGGACAGGGACTGGTGATTCTGGGGCTCGTTGCGGATGCGGATGCAGGGAAGGACGCGGTCACGAAGGTGACGGAGAAGACTGGCGTGACTTACCCGATTCTTGTAGCAGACGATCAGGTGGAGAAGGCATACGGCGGAGTGGATGTGTTGCCGATGTCGTTCTATGTTGGGCGTAACGGTGTTGTTGTGGAGGAGACTGCTGGCCTGGGGCCGAAGGAGGAGATCGAGGCGCACATCAAAGCAGCTCTTGCTTCGGGTGCAGCCCAGGCCAATCCAGGAGCTAATCCAGGAGGACTGTGA
- a CDS encoding protein-disulfide reductase DsbD N-terminal domain-containing protein: MRLRVAVAGCLLAGLCVSLSASSALAWGQAGTLPLPAPAAKSYVLYLAEDHDVRAGKRTVLEIHFRVMSGYHVNSHTPNSALLIPTDLMLKPASGVETETAVYPSGKSYSFSFDPSNKLSVYTGDFIVKLPVVAQAGARTISATLHYQACDHAACYPPRNLPVEVIFTAR, from the coding sequence ATGCGATTGCGTGTGGCGGTTGCTGGATGTTTGCTGGCGGGGCTTTGTGTGTCTTTGAGTGCTTCTTCTGCGTTGGCCTGGGGACAGGCGGGAACGCTTCCTTTACCCGCTCCGGCGGCGAAGTCGTATGTGCTGTATCTGGCTGAGGACCACGATGTGCGCGCGGGCAAGCGCACTGTGCTGGAGATTCATTTTCGCGTGATGAGCGGGTATCACGTGAACTCGCATACGCCGAACTCGGCGCTGCTGATTCCCACCGATCTGATGCTGAAGCCTGCGAGCGGAGTCGAGACGGAGACGGCAGTGTATCCGTCGGGCAAGAGCTACAGCTTCAGCTTTGATCCTTCGAACAAGCTGAGCGTTTATACCGGCGACTTTATTGTGAAGCTGCCGGTGGTGGCGCAGGCGGGAGCGCGGACGATCAGCGCGACGCTGCATTATCAGGCGTGCGACCATGCGGCGTGCTATCCGCCGAGGAACCTGCCGGTTGAGGTGATCTTTACCGCGAGGTAA
- the alaC gene encoding alanine transaminase has translation MDEFRRLTRLPAYVFNITGELKASARKRGEDIIDFGMGNPDGATPKFIVDKLIEAAQKTVTHRYSLSRGIPRLRKAITNWYKSRYDVDLDPETEAIVTIGSKEGIAHLCLAVLDDTDTVAVPNPSYPIHIFGPVIAGSKVQSIAMEDGGADALLAKLEYELPRMQPRPKLLILNFPANPTTQCVDLAFFERVVALCKELGIYIVHDLAYADIVFDGYRAPSVLEVPGAKDIAVEFFTLSKSYNMPGWRVGFMVGNKKLVAALGRIKSYFDYGTFTPIQVASIAALEGPQDCVAKIRDTYRSRRDVLVSGLNKLGWPVELPKATMFVWARIPEQYRGLGSVEFSKKLLLEAKTAVSPGIGFGDHGDGHVRFSLIENEERTRQALRGIKQMFKNGV, from the coding sequence ATGGATGAGTTTAGAAGGCTGACGCGGCTGCCGGCATACGTGTTCAACATCACAGGGGAGTTGAAGGCTTCGGCGCGGAAGCGCGGCGAGGACATTATCGACTTCGGGATGGGCAATCCCGATGGCGCGACTCCGAAGTTTATTGTGGACAAGCTGATTGAGGCGGCGCAGAAGACGGTGACGCACCGCTACTCGCTCTCGCGTGGGATTCCGCGGCTGCGGAAGGCGATCACGAACTGGTACAAGTCGCGCTACGACGTCGATCTCGACCCGGAGACGGAGGCGATTGTGACGATTGGCTCGAAGGAAGGGATTGCCCATCTGTGTCTGGCTGTGCTGGACGATACCGATACGGTTGCGGTGCCGAACCCGAGTTATCCGATTCACATCTTCGGACCGGTGATTGCTGGATCGAAGGTGCAGAGCATCGCGATGGAAGACGGTGGCGCGGACGCTCTGCTGGCCAAGCTGGAGTATGAGCTTCCGCGGATGCAGCCGCGGCCGAAGCTGCTGATTCTGAACTTTCCGGCGAACCCGACGACGCAGTGTGTTGACCTTGCGTTCTTCGAGCGCGTGGTGGCGCTGTGCAAGGAGCTGGGGATCTATATCGTTCACGATCTGGCTTATGCGGATATCGTGTTTGATGGCTATCGTGCACCGAGCGTGCTGGAGGTTCCGGGCGCGAAGGATATTGCGGTTGAGTTCTTCACGTTGTCGAAGAGCTACAACATGCCGGGATGGCGTGTGGGCTTTATGGTCGGGAACAAGAAGCTGGTGGCGGCGCTGGGGCGCATCAAGAGCTACTTCGACTATGGGACGTTTACGCCGATTCAGGTGGCTTCGATTGCTGCGCTGGAGGGGCCGCAGGATTGCGTGGCGAAGATTCGTGACACGTACCGCTCGCGGCGGGATGTGCTGGTGTCGGGGCTGAATAAGCTGGGATGGCCGGTTGAGCTGCCGAAGGCGACGATGTTTGTGTGGGCGCGGATTCCGGAGCAGTACCGGGGGCTTGGGTCAGTGGAGTTCTCGAAGAAGCTTCTGCTGGAGGCGAAGACGGCGGTGAGTCCGGGGATTGGGTTCGGCGACCATGGCGATGGGCATGTGCGGTTTTCGCTGATTGAGAACGAGGAGCGGACACGGCAGGCCCTGCGTGGGATCAAGCAGATGTTTAAGAATGGTGTCTGA
- a CDS encoding thioredoxin domain-containing protein: MSKEHKNSLANAASAYLRSAMHQPVEWNEWGEEAFQKAQAEDKPILLDIGAVWCHWCHVMDRESYENEDTARVINELFIPVKVDRDERPDVDSRYQAAVAAVSGQGGWPLTAFLTPDGKPFFGGTYFPPLDQHGRPGFRRVLATMAEAFQKQRSDVDESAGSVMAAIEHNESFNGKAGNPGPELVGRMVAAVLKQFDARSGGFGAQPKFPHSGAIDLLLDAASRVSVGDGAKLGEQAKQAALVTLEKMSKGGIYDHLAGGFHRYSVDEQWVVPHFEKMAYDNSELLKNYVHGYQTFVEPECARVAREMIGWIDVWLSDRERGGFYASQDADYSLDDDGDYFTWTSDEAAAVLTPEEFAIASAFYDIGEIGDMHHNPAKNVLHVRRTLENVAKANNVPLEAARERLASAKTKLYAARLKRPTPYVDKTIYVGWNGMMISAYLEAGRVLDLPEVRAFALKSLDRVLAEAWSPESGMAHVVAYGEEGGKAARVAGVLDDYVFVAHAALDAWEVTGEMRYYRAAEAIAESVIARFYDKVGGGFFDMENAADGEVRLGALSARRKPLQDSPTPAPNPVAAALLMRLEALNGREDYEVKALDTMEHFAGVVEHFGLFAATYGLALQRMVQRAVQVCVIGDDANARKLEAVALARYAVNKSVIRLRRDQLGALPPALAETLPHLPGLKGEGSFAAICNGKGCLPPVSTADELIEAMNQAL, translated from the coding sequence ATGAGTAAAGAGCATAAGAACTCTCTGGCCAACGCGGCTTCGGCGTATCTGCGTTCGGCGATGCATCAACCTGTGGAATGGAACGAGTGGGGCGAAGAGGCGTTTCAGAAGGCGCAGGCTGAGGACAAGCCCATCCTGCTGGACATTGGCGCGGTGTGGTGTCACTGGTGTCATGTGATGGACCGCGAGTCGTATGAGAACGAGGACACGGCGCGCGTTATCAATGAACTTTTTATTCCGGTGAAGGTGGACCGCGATGAGCGGCCGGATGTGGATTCGCGTTATCAGGCGGCGGTAGCCGCGGTGAGCGGGCAGGGAGGGTGGCCGCTGACGGCGTTTTTGACGCCTGATGGCAAGCCGTTCTTTGGCGGGACGTATTTTCCGCCGCTGGACCAGCATGGTCGGCCTGGGTTTCGGCGAGTGCTGGCGACGATGGCCGAGGCGTTTCAGAAGCAGCGCAGCGATGTGGATGAGTCGGCCGGCAGCGTGATGGCGGCGATTGAGCATAACGAGTCGTTCAATGGGAAGGCGGGGAATCCGGGGCCGGAGCTGGTGGGCAGGATGGTGGCCGCGGTGCTGAAGCAGTTCGATGCGCGCTCGGGCGGGTTTGGCGCGCAGCCGAAGTTTCCGCACTCGGGCGCGATTGATCTGCTGCTGGATGCGGCTTCAAGGGTGTCGGTGGGCGATGGCGCGAAGCTGGGGGAGCAGGCGAAGCAGGCCGCGCTGGTGACGCTGGAGAAGATGTCGAAGGGCGGGATCTATGACCATCTGGCGGGCGGGTTTCATCGCTACTCGGTCGATGAGCAGTGGGTGGTGCCGCACTTCGAGAAGATGGCGTACGACAACAGCGAGCTGTTGAAGAACTACGTTCACGGCTACCAGACGTTTGTGGAGCCGGAGTGCGCGCGGGTGGCCAGGGAGATGATCGGGTGGATCGATGTGTGGCTGAGCGACCGCGAGCGCGGCGGGTTTTATGCTTCGCAGGATGCGGACTATTCTCTCGATGACGATGGAGACTACTTCACGTGGACGAGTGATGAGGCCGCGGCTGTGCTGACTCCGGAGGAGTTCGCTATCGCGAGCGCGTTCTATGACATTGGCGAGATTGGCGACATGCACCACAATCCGGCGAAGAATGTGTTGCATGTACGGCGGACGCTGGAGAATGTGGCGAAGGCGAACAACGTTCCGTTGGAGGCTGCGCGTGAGCGGCTGGCTTCGGCTAAGACGAAGCTGTATGCGGCGCGGTTGAAGCGGCCTACGCCGTATGTGGACAAGACGATCTACGTTGGGTGGAACGGGATGATGATCTCGGCGTATCTGGAGGCGGGGCGTGTGCTGGACCTGCCGGAGGTGCGGGCGTTCGCGCTGAAGTCGCTGGACCGTGTGCTGGCTGAGGCGTGGAGCCCGGAGAGTGGCATGGCGCATGTGGTCGCTTATGGCGAAGAGGGTGGCAAGGCGGCGCGTGTGGCTGGTGTGCTGGATGACTATGTGTTCGTTGCCCACGCGGCGCTGGATGCGTGGGAGGTGACGGGCGAGATGCGCTACTACCGGGCCGCTGAGGCGATTGCTGAGAGCGTGATCGCGCGGTTCTATGACAAGGTTGGTGGCGGCTTCTTCGATATGGAGAATGCGGCTGATGGTGAGGTGCGGCTGGGTGCGTTGAGCGCGCGGCGCAAGCCTCTGCAGGACTCGCCTACTCCTGCTCCTAATCCTGTGGCGGCTGCGCTGCTGATGCGGCTGGAGGCGTTGAACGGGCGCGAGGACTACGAAGTGAAAGCTCTGGATACGATGGAGCACTTCGCTGGCGTTGTTGAGCACTTCGGGCTTTTTGCCGCGACGTACGGGTTGGCTTTGCAGCGTATGGTGCAGCGTGCGGTGCAGGTGTGCGTGATTGGCGATGATGCGAATGCGCGCAAGCTGGAGGCTGTGGCGCTGGCTCGGTATGCGGTGAATAAGAGTGTGATTCGGCTGCGGCGGGACCAGCTTGGTGCGCTGCCTCCGGCGCTGGCGGAGACGCTGCCGCATCTGCCGGGGCTGAAGGGTGAGGGGAGCTTTGCCGCGATCTGCAATGGCAAAGGATGTCTGCCTCCGGTTTCGACCGCGGATGAGCTGATTGAGGCGATGAATCAGGCTTTGTAG
- a CDS encoding mechanosensitive ion channel family protein gives MMLLQAVPLQDQHILQAVEHDWHGDLIDFLRGQVPKLIAVFLILFILQRIVMFLVHRLQKRADIYVANFHRAAQLRTIASIVRATSYAVLAFIALMQILNIFNIDYKPILASAGIIGVGIGLGAQSMFKDMINGILILIEDQYNVGEVVTIAGLKGTVEELSLRSTRVRDGDGTLYIVPNSQIATVSNFSRDYSIASLPVSVDASANPDRVMDILRKLADQVRNDPAFKDIAISDPDILGVNEIRGREVIYPVNIRVRANQRDPVLRALRRRIILVFEKEGIPLGISSNMLLMQQKPDPTAPPAQQPLIG, from the coding sequence ATGATGCTCCTTCAGGCAGTGCCCCTGCAAGACCAGCACATCCTCCAGGCAGTCGAGCACGACTGGCACGGCGACCTCATCGACTTCCTCCGCGGCCAGGTGCCAAAACTCATCGCTGTCTTCCTCATACTGTTCATTCTTCAACGCATCGTCATGTTTCTGGTTCACCGTCTTCAAAAACGGGCTGACATCTACGTCGCAAACTTCCATCGAGCCGCGCAGCTTCGCACCATCGCTTCTATCGTTCGTGCCACATCCTATGCTGTGCTCGCGTTCATTGCGCTGATGCAAATTCTTAACATCTTCAACATTGATTACAAGCCCATCCTGGCCTCTGCCGGAATCATCGGCGTCGGCATCGGCCTAGGCGCGCAATCCATGTTCAAAGACATGATCAACGGCATCCTCATCCTCATCGAGGACCAGTACAACGTCGGAGAAGTCGTCACCATCGCCGGACTCAAAGGCACCGTCGAAGAGCTCTCGCTACGCAGCACCCGCGTGCGCGACGGCGACGGCACCCTCTACATCGTCCCAAACAGCCAAATCGCAACGGTCTCCAACTTCTCCCGCGATTACTCCATCGCATCGTTGCCCGTCAGTGTGGACGCCAGCGCCAACCCCGACCGCGTCATGGACATTCTTCGCAAGCTTGCCGACCAGGTGCGCAACGACCCCGCCTTCAAAGACATCGCCATCTCCGATCCCGACATCCTCGGCGTCAACGAAATCCGCGGCCGCGAAGTCATCTACCCGGTCAACATCCGCGTCCGTGCAAACCAGCGCGACCCCGTCCTTCGCGCGCTCCGCCGCCGCATCATCCTCGTCTTCGAAAAAGAAGGCATCCCACTCGGCATCTCGTCAAACATGCTGCTCATGCAGCAGAAGCCCGACCCAACAGCCCCTCCCGCTCAGCAGCCACTGATCGGCTAA
- a CDS encoding S8 family peptidase, which produces MSTILVLPLTSSFVYSQIRDEITPAPIMPHRYLVIYRNQTIPSDAESHIRSAGAKLISRSGHLGIVAVQTSPAEDDATALSKLRSQPNVAYVIHDQVISAERLHLKVAPATFSVVIGKPNPAPYDTYYNSPQGWAVQQVGGYGDNVPGGPAHGPWDITQGKGIRIAVIDSGVDENHPDIAPNLALNLSEVDQTVYPSPCDDGSPQDQSGHGTWTASLAAGALGPGTGLVVGVAPQATILNIKVLERMPALMNGASIADECEAGQASGLLSWVLQGINDAIANRADIISLSVGAVADLTTGDGAGLKAAFDSVTYAAAQANAVLVAAAGNDGFDLSNPRYVVLPAQSRGVLAIEASTNPNCAQSAGQNDACTPGPVTLAYYSNYNIPGALAAPGGSYPEGADTAATGWVRGACSSGLAGTIDGPPSDSAHSMGCFSFGHTAYVQAMGTSASAPLAAGVAALIRAAHPDWDAATVVSAMQSSAVAVPGLPIPEVNAATALGLQ; this is translated from the coding sequence GTGAGTACAATTTTGGTCCTACCTCTCACCTCTTCTTTCGTCTACTCCCAAATCCGCGACGAAATCACTCCAGCACCAATCATGCCGCACCGCTATCTCGTCATTTATCGCAACCAAACCATTCCCAGCGACGCCGAATCCCATATCCGTTCGGCAGGCGCAAAGCTCATCAGCCGCAGCGGCCACCTCGGCATCGTAGCCGTCCAAACCAGCCCCGCCGAAGACGACGCCACCGCGCTCAGCAAGCTCCGCTCACAACCCAACGTCGCCTACGTCATCCACGACCAGGTCATCTCCGCCGAACGGCTTCATCTCAAAGTTGCCCCAGCCACCTTTAGCGTCGTTATCGGCAAACCCAACCCAGCCCCCTACGACACCTACTACAACTCGCCACAGGGCTGGGCCGTCCAGCAGGTCGGCGGCTACGGAGACAACGTCCCCGGCGGCCCCGCGCACGGCCCATGGGACATCACCCAGGGCAAAGGCATACGTATCGCTGTGATCGATAGTGGTGTCGACGAAAACCACCCCGACATCGCCCCCAATCTCGCGCTCAATCTCTCCGAAGTCGACCAGACCGTCTACCCCAGCCCCTGCGACGACGGCTCCCCGCAAGATCAGTCAGGCCACGGCACCTGGACGGCCTCACTCGCCGCAGGAGCCCTCGGACCTGGCACCGGCCTGGTCGTCGGCGTTGCCCCGCAGGCAACCATCCTCAACATCAAAGTCCTCGAACGGATGCCCGCGCTCATGAACGGCGCCAGCATCGCCGATGAGTGCGAAGCTGGTCAGGCCAGTGGCCTGCTCAGTTGGGTGCTCCAGGGCATCAACGACGCCATCGCCAACCGCGCCGACATCATCTCGCTCTCCGTCGGCGCCGTCGCCGACCTCACCACCGGAGACGGCGCCGGTCTCAAAGCCGCCTTCGACAGCGTGACCTACGCCGCGGCCCAGGCGAACGCCGTGCTCGTCGCCGCAGCCGGAAACGACGGCTTCGATCTTTCCAATCCGCGGTACGTCGTTCTGCCCGCGCAATCGCGCGGAGTCCTCGCCATCGAAGCCTCAACGAACCCAAACTGCGCCCAGTCAGCCGGTCAGAACGACGCCTGCACCCCCGGCCCCGTCACCCTCGCCTACTACAGCAACTACAACATCCCCGGCGCACTCGCCGCTCCTGGCGGCAGCTATCCCGAAGGCGCAGACACCGCCGCAACAGGCTGGGTGCGCGGAGCATGCAGCTCCGGCCTCGCTGGAACCATCGACGGCCCACCCTCCGACTCAGCCCACAGCATGGGCTGCTTCAGCTTTGGCCATACAGCCTATGTGCAAGCCATGGGAACGAGCGCCTCCGCTCCATTAGCCGCAGGCGTAGCCGCACTCATCCGCGCCGCGCACCCGGACTGGGACGCCGCAACCGTCGTCTCCGCCATGCAGTCCTCCGCAGTAGCAGTGCCCGGACTTCCCATCCCCGAAGTCAACGCAGCCACCGCACTCGGCCTGCAATAA